A single genomic interval of Lathyrus oleraceus cultivar Zhongwan6 chromosome 7, CAAS_Psat_ZW6_1.0, whole genome shotgun sequence harbors:
- the LOC127105476 gene encoding uncharacterized protein LOC127105476, which yields MKRANFIKYKGLKTNCYMKGENMIKVVKFVYTMIVFLFLVLAATNVEGWNPCEQDSDCPKDMCRRPKKALCVNNSVCICIMPAFHVSM from the exons ATGAAGAGGGCGAACTTTATAAAATATAAAGGGCTAAAAACCAATTGTTATATGAAAGGAGAAAATATGATTAAAGTTGTCAAATTTGTTTATACTATGATTGTCTTTCTTTTCCTAGTTCTTGCTGCAACAAATGTTGAAG GGTGGAACCCATGTGAACAGGATTCAGATTGTCCCAAAGATATGTGTCGAAGACCTAAAAAAGCTCTATGTGTGAACAACTCCGTATGTATCTGTATTATGCCGGCGTTTCATGTGTCTATGTGA